Sequence from the Fodinibius salicampi genome:
TACAGCTGGACCTTCAATGCGGAAGTGTGTTTCTCTCCATTCGGAAGGATTGCGCGCGTCCCCCTCCCATTCTTCTGCAATCCCTACTCCCCCGGTAAAAGCAACGCAACCATCACAAATTAATACTTTGCGATGGGTACGGTTATCACTCTTCCAGACTTTCCATTGCTTGAATGGGCGAAACCATTCTACCTCTACCCCACTGGTTTCCATCAATGCAACCAGTTCTTCCGGCATAAAGGCCGCCCCGAAACTGTCTAAAATAACCCGTACCTCTAAGCCTTCCTCGGCTTTTTTTGCCAGTATTCGGGCAAAACGATCAGCGATATTTCCTTCCCAATAGACGAATGTAAGGAAATCGACCTGGTGTTCGGCGGCTTTAATAGCCTTCAGCATTGCCGGAAAAATTTCATCCCCATTCTTTAGTACTTTTACGGCATTCCCCTGTGAAAAAGGAACGCCCACCGTCGCTTCCAGGGTTTCTTTATAATCCATTCCATTATTGGTTGCCGTATTAAAGTGAAAGAGAGTAGAATTATCTACTCAAGCATCAGTATTCCCAATACCTACCCTTAGATAGTCATGATGACACCGTTCGGTTCCTACTTATTCAAGTTAGGATGACGATACGTTGCTGCCACTCCAAGAATAGCTGATAAGAACAGGATGCCTGGTGCAAGTAAGGGATAGGATCCTTTAATTGCCGGCCAGATAGCTTCCACAGCTGAAAATGAGGGATTAATTTCCAAAGTGAACTGGTAGTTCCCCATAAAATGCAGATACATACCGTATAGACTGCTCAGGGCAATAAATCCCATTATCCAGCGAAGGGTTGTTAAAATTTTACGGCCCGGCTTTCTCCAGGCAGCTGCTGATATAAAAAAACCAATAACCGATAAAATAATAGGAATCCACTGCTGGGTTTCCTCATAATGCTCCAACAGGTAAAGTTCAGCAATCGTCCCAATAAAAATAAAGGCAGCAACTCCCAACAAAAATGAACGGAGTTGCTGCTCTACAGTAGATGAATGTTCCACGGTTTACTCAGACTTTAAATACGTCTTGGCTGTAGCAAGATCTTCTTCATCGACATAAGAAGTAAGATTTTCGAGAAATGCATCGTTGGAATCATACGGTCTTGCATCAATCAGTTCCTGGGCCGCGTCGGCATCTACGCCCGGAAGCTGCTGAAGGGTAGCAGCATCGCTGTTATTCACATCAATAGGAACGAAGATATATTCTTCATAGGCAGCAACCTGGTCCTCATCCACATATTTTCCAATCTCCTGACGAAATTGTTGAATACTGACATAGGGTCGATATTCTTCAAATTCGTGCACCATCTTGTCTCCCACATTCGGGATAGTTCTGAATTCTTCTTCGGAAGCTGTGTTAACATTCAGCTTTGCTTCGGGTGCTGTCGCTACCGTCGTATCTTGCTCAATTGTTCCTTGAGATGTGGGCTCTTGTACTACTTCCTGCTCGTTACTTTCACTGCCGCCACAAGCTACAACGCTCATCATTAAGGCAATGAGTAAAGAACCGGAAACTAATCTGTTAATTTTATTCATTTTTCAATTCTTTAAATTTATTAAGTGCTTTGAGTTACAATTTCACCTGAATATAAAAGTTATATTGGTCGGCACCATATTTTTTATGGTATATCCTACTGGAAACATATACCCAACGATTAGCTTAATAAAATATTTATATACAATTAGTCATTGAAAACAATGATAACCCTCATAGATAATAACAAAAACTTTATACCTGTTTTTGTTTATGCTCTGTAGAATAGTCCGTATCTTCAGCGCAGAATTTTTACAAAAATCAACAATCTTCACTTACACATTCCATGAGGAATTATCTGCAGTTTGTGCTGAAAGAAAAGCGCCTGCTGTCCTTCGGTTTCACTTTTACTTTTTTCTCCAGCTTTGGACAAACCTTTTTAATTTCTCTCTTTGTCCCCTTTTTCTTATCCGATTTTAACCTCTCTAATGCCAGTTTCGGCTCTATTTATTCAGTAGCAACCCTTGCCAGTGCGTTCACCCTTCCCTTTATAGGTAAGTGGATTGATTATTTACCACTAAAAAAGTTCAGCTTATTGGTGGCAATGGGACTTATGATCGCTGCTTTTACGGTTTCCGTTTCGTGGCATGTTGCAATTTTATTCATTGGACTTCTGTTACTCCGCTTAGCCGGACAGGGACTAAGCAGTCATACAGCCCAAACAGCTATGGCTAAGTTTTTTCGGCTTCAGCGTGGCAAGGCCCTTAGCATTGCTAACCTCGGATATCCTATAGGAGAAGCCATCCTGCCATTAATGATCACAGCATTGATTCCTATTTTAACATGGAGAGGTGCATGGGGCGGTATCTCATTGGCTATCGGTATACTTCTGATTCCTTTTGTAATAAATATTCTAAGTGGTAAAACCGAAGAGCTTACGACACCTGAATCTGCTACTGATGATTCGGAAGCTTCTCCTGCAGATTACAGCATAGTACTTACAGATATACGATTTTATCTGCTCTTACCGGCTGTACTTTTACCGGCATTCTGGATAACAGGTCTGTTCTTATATCAGGTCTCTATTGCTGAACAGCTGGGATGGTCTGCTACACTCATTGCGTCTGCTTTTGTTGCCTTCGCCGGAGCCAGGATCATCAGTTCCCTGGGAGTAGGTCCAATTATTGATAAACTTAGTGCTCGACAGCTATTTCCCTATTACATGCTTCCCATAGGAAGCGGATTTTTAGTCGCCTATTTTCATCCCGGACCATGGTCGGCCTTTGCCTATATGTTTTTACTAGGCGTAACCATGGGATTTGGCAGTAATCTTAAATCTGCTCTTTGGGCTGAAATGTACGGAGAGGATTCTGTCGGTACGATTCGCAGTCTGTTTTCTGCACTCATGGTATTCAGTACGGCCTTAAGCCCCTTTTTAATGGGTTGGCTTCTGGACAATAGTATTGCCATGACTGATATTTTGCTCAGTGCTTTTATCACCGTAATCATCGGTACGTTAATGGCGATGCTTGCTTTCCGTAAGCAGTTGTGGGGGTAACCTTTTATCTAAAACTTTAAAAGTATAATCCCTATACGTGTTTAAATTAAAATTCTAACACCCCATCCTACTATTAAAGCCAACAACGTAGAAAGTAATGTTCCTATTAAAACATATTCGGCAAAAGAACGATCGTCTTTAAAATTATTAAAGCGGGTCACTCCTTTTGCGGCCAGGATAAATCCGATGGCACTATATTGATTAAGCAGAACAAAGATGAAGATAAAAATTCGTTCTAGCAGTCCGATGAGTCGACCCATACTATATTCTTCATCGCTCACTTTATCCTCCTGTTCACCTATCGATTGAAGTCCCATGACGTTAAGTATATAGCGAAGTACTATATTCATTTCATTAATCACCAGCAATATTCCCGCCAGTATAATTTGTATAGTATTCACCATATCAATATCTAGATAGATATTCTGTCCCGGAAGAAACATCCATCCAAAAAAACTTATCCCTTTTTCAACCAGTAATCCCCCGCTAATATTCAGTAACGAACTGCATATAATGCCTGTAATGAGCAGATGATACAGAAAAGTGAGCGCCCTATTCCGGTTAAGTTTTTCTTTATTCCGTTCTGCAGCTCTCATTACAAACGGATAGCTAACCAAGTGAATAGCCAGCAATCCCCAAGCCCAGCTAAACTGAACGAAGGGAAGCACCAATAAGGGCAAAGCGCCAATAATTATCAGATCCTTGTCGGTTACGCCCTTATCACGAAAGATGAGTCGAAGGCGGGCCAGCAACGTCAGATTGAGAATAGTTAAATAAATTGCGTAGTTCATTTTGTTAGTTGTTGGTCAATAAGTTCAGATATATTATCCATTAGTTTACTGATAACATCCAGTGCGCCCGCCTCTCTATTTTTATAAAATGCCGGCGGAGAAATATCCAGCTGTTCCACAATCTCTTTGTAATCCTTTCCCTCTTTCGACATGTGTAAAATTGATAATCGGTTTTTCTTCCATGTTTTTATTTCATGGGAAAGCAACCGAAGGCTGTTATTGATAAGAGACAGCGTGGTATTATCCTCCTCTTCCACATTCAGATGAAAAAAGAAGCCGCTCTCTTTCAGTTTCTCCATTCCTCTGCGTGCCTCGTGAAAAGCCGGACCATCCATTCCAATGGCCTGTTCGTTATTTATAGGCGTAGCGATACTACCCACCCCCAAGGAGAAACGTATTCTCACGGGATACAAAACAGCTAGAATTCGAAGTAGATGAACAAACAGCCTATCTGCCTCTTCAAATACCGCCTGAAATTCATCCCCCAGTGTAATGGTATAAGGAGCAACTGGCGCATGATCAGTTTGATTTAAATAATCCAATTCTTCCTGCATTTTATCCTGTAAAGCCTCTCGTTGTTCTTCTTTGATCTCCTTCGAAGACTCAATATCCGCTATAAGTACCAAATATCGTTTCATAAGACTGTTTTTTTATCTTTTCCAATATATAACCAAAATAGTTTAAATATTCAATTTTTAACCAAAGTAGTTATATAATGTATTTTTAAACCAATACAGTTACTCATAAGATTGGATTATCCTCTCATCTCTTAAAAGATTGCTAAAACCAATGAATAGAAAGAAATAATTTTCAACTACATATATGGATCTGATACAAAATCAGCTTCCCAAATAAAAGGAAGTTATCTCCTCGTACGGGCATGATTTATATTTTATTAAGAGCGTTAAATAAACGATCTTAGATTCTGCATTTAACAAAATGCTTGCTATTTTATGTCTGGCAATTATTATCGGGATCACTATCTATATATTTAAAGGTCTAATCTTTTTTGAGCTAATTAATTGATTATGAATCGTCTTTTCAATTCTTCAGGATCTGTTTTTCGTATCGCATTTATTTTTCTACTGGGTCTAATTCTTCTGGGGGCTCTTTCCGACTGGATTATAGAATGGCTCTGGCTCGATAACCTGGGCTATGATGAGGTCTTCTGGACCATTAAGATAACCCAGGCCCTCCTCCTTTTATCAGCTCTCGTGGTTTCACTGGCTTATGTTTTACCCAATATGAAAGCACTGGGACAAAAAATCGGAACGATGAGTTTCGGCAACTCTCCCCTGGCCCAACTGAATCTGGATCAGATTAGTACCCAAAAGATCAAGCGTCTTTTTATGGGGATTGGAGGGGCGATTAGCCTGTTTTTTTCGCTGGCTTTTTTCATGCGATGGGATACCTACTTCCGCTTCCACTGGAATGAGACGGTAGGTCAGTTGGACCCCATTTTCAGCAACGACATCGGCTTTTATCTTTTCCGTCTTCCCTTTATCGAACTAATACAAAACAGTCTCACCTCGCTGGTATTTTTTGTTACGCTTATCACCATCATTTTATATATCTATTCAGGAGCTGTTTCACTCCGATCCAAAAATGAGCTTAGCTTTCATCCCGGGGTTAAGAAGCAAATCAGCATAAACCTGGGGATCTGGTTCCTGCTGCTATCATGGGGATACTACCTGGAGCGGTACAATCTGCTGTACAATGATACAGGAGCTGTCTATGGCATGAGTTATGTAGACCTCAATGTAAATCTGCCCATTTTATGGATCGTAAGCATTCTCTGTTTTCTATTAGCTGCCCTGTCCTTTTACCAGCTGTACAAAAATCGCTTTAAATGGCTTGCCATAGGCGGTGTTATTACCCTTTTAATTGGCGGTGTTGGATTGAATATGCTTCCGGGTGCAATACAAAGTTTCGTTGTAAATCCCAGTGAATTACAGCTGGAAACGCCTTACATAGAAAACAGTATAGAACAGACACGCAAGGCGTATGCCCTCGATAAAATGCAAACACGTGAATATAGCGCACAGCCCGCCGAGGAAATGTCGTGGTCTACGGTGGAAGAAAATGAAGAAACTATAGAGAATATTCGACTTTGGGATCCTCGCCTGCTAATTCAGACATACCGGCAACTTCAGGAAATCCGGTTGTATTATCAGTTTTATAATGTAGATGTAGATCGCTACCACACAGATGAGGGCTACCTGCAGATGATGGTCGCAGCACGAGAACTTTCCGAAGAAATGCCCCAGGGATCCGATACTTGGGTGAATCGAAGACTACAGTATACTCATGGATATGGAATGGTTATGAGTCCCGTTGCTCAGGAAGGCTCTCAGGGAGACCCCCGCATGGTCATTAAAGATATCCCTCCCAAAAGCGAGATTGGGCTGGAAGTTGAAAACCCGGCTATTTATTACGGGGAGCACAACGACGATTACAAGATCGTCAATACCAATGTACAAGAGCTCGACTATCCCCAGGGAGATCAAAATGTTTATACAAATTACCAGGGAACCAGTGGGGTCTCCATTAATAACATTTTTGAGCGGCTACTCTTTGCCTGGAATTTTGGGGATATGAATATCCTATTGACAGACTATATAAATGAGGATAGCAAAATTATTTTTTGGAAGCGTATACAGGAGCGAGTACAACGTATTGCTCCCTTCCTGAGGCTCGAAGACGACCCCTACCTGGTACTGGAAAACGGACAACTGTACTGGATACAAGATGCCTATACCACTTCGCCTGATTATCCCTATGCCGAGCCGTTCAATAATCAGTACAACTATATTCGAAATTCCGTAAAAGTGGTGGTGGATGCCTATGACGGTACCGTGGACTTTTATGTATCCGATGAGGAAGATCCGGTTTTAAAAGTATATCGTGATATCTTTCCCGATATGTTTCAACCCTTGGATGCAATGCCTGAAGGACTTAAAGAACATATTAGATATCCGATACATCTCTTTGAGGCGCAAATGGATAAGTACAATAAATATCACATGACTGACCCCCAGGTATTTTATAACAATGAAGACTTGTGGACCCGTCCCAACGAAAAATACGGGGGGCAATCTATCACTATGGAACCTTACTATGTGCTCACTAAACTGCCGGGACAAGAAGAACTACAATACCTGCTTATCAGTCCTCTTACTCCCAGCAACCGGGATAACATGATTGGCTGGATGGCCGCCAATTCGGACGTACCTAACTATGGTGAAGTCACCGTGTTCGAACTCCCGAAGGATCGGCTCATATTAGGTCCTGCACAGATTGAAGCACGTATTGATCAGGATACTGAAATATCGCGCCAATTAGCCCTTTGGGATCAGCGCGGCTCGCGGGTTATTCGAGGCAACCTGATGATTATTCCAATACAGGATTCCTTTCTTTATGTTGAACCGGTTTTCTTAATAGCCGAAGGGGTTGACATACCACAGCTACAGCGTGTTATTGCCACCTCCGGCGAAAAAATTGCCATGCAGCCTACCCTATGGCAGTCAATCGAAGCCCTGTATGGCCAACGTCGTCGCATTGCTGCTCCATCCGATACTACAGCAGCTCCTGTTCCCCAAGCAGTGGAACAGATGCCTGCAGAAGGAGAGGAAAACTATCGGGAACTGCGTAATTTGTGGCAGGAAGCTCACGAGGCCCTGCAAGATGGCGACTGGACTCTGTTTGGAGAGAAAATGGATGAAATTAACAACCTGATAGAGAATGATTCCTGATGACCAAGATTAGTCTTCCAGGTAAAATTGCATTTGGAAATGAGTTCCCGAATTTTCAGGGATATAAGATATCTGTCCCTGTAATTGTTCAGATAACGTATTAATAAGCTGTATACCCAACGACTTGGGATTTTTAATACTGGTATCTTCCGGCATCCCTATGCCATCATCTTTAACATTAAGGGTTACCATTTCCTCTTTTTCCTGAACGGAAATCCAAATATTTCCGTCTGGTTT
This genomic interval carries:
- a CDS encoding MFS transporter — its product is MRNYLQFVLKEKRLLSFGFTFTFFSSFGQTFLISLFVPFFLSDFNLSNASFGSIYSVATLASAFTLPFIGKWIDYLPLKKFSLLVAMGLMIAAFTVSVSWHVAILFIGLLLLRLAGQGLSSHTAQTAMAKFFRLQRGKALSIANLGYPIGEAILPLMITALIPILTWRGAWGGISLAIGILLIPFVINILSGKTEELTTPESATDDSEASPADYSIVLTDIRFYLLLPAVLLPAFWITGLFLYQVSIAEQLGWSATLIASAFVAFAGARIISSLGVGPIIDKLSARQLFPYYMLPIGSGFLVAYFHPGPWSAFAYMFLLGVTMGFGSNLKSALWAEMYGEDSVGTIRSLFSALMVFSTALSPFLMGWLLDNSIAMTDILLSAFITVIIGTLMAMLAFRKQLWG
- a CDS encoding SatD family protein, which codes for MKRYLVLIADIESSKEIKEEQREALQDKMQEELDYLNQTDHAPVAPYTITLGDEFQAVFEEADRLFVHLLRILAVLYPVRIRFSLGVGSIATPINNEQAIGMDGPAFHEARRGMEKLKESGFFFHLNVEEEDNTTLSLINNSLRLLSHEIKTWKKNRLSILHMSKEGKDYKEIVEQLDISPPAFYKNREAGALDVISKLMDNISELIDQQLTK